GGCCAGTCGTGCCGGGATGGTCAGATTCTTGCGGACGGTCTTCTCTCGCAGTGGGAGCATCCACGCCTCGATAACGACCAGCGCCTCATCTCCCTCGGTGTGAATAGTGCGAAAATCCGAGGGGGAAGGGATAGTGTCTCCGTCGTCTTCGAGACACGACAGGTGACCCGCCAATGCGTCCTTAGCCATCTCGATGGCCTCTTCTTGATCGTTGCCGCA
This sequence is a window from Synergistaceae bacterium. Protein-coding genes within it:
- a CDS encoding type II toxin-antitoxin system HicB family antitoxin, which gives rise to MRKKPDRYIFPAVFSYDSDGVAVSFPDLPGCNTCGNDQEEAIEMAKDALAGHLSCLEDDGDTIPSPSDFRTIHTEGDEALVVIEAWMLPLREKTVRKNLTIPARLAYQAEQAGINFSQVLSEALERELQHQV